Proteins encoded in a region of the Flavobacteriales bacterium genome:
- a CDS encoding alpha/beta hydrolase, translating to MKSLYQSEAGKNAILSLYDEKLKELGIDYKETIIETQFGKTNIIITGNESKPPLMILHGSNGCAPIGLETYPNLSKHYCVYAIDVLAQPNKSAETRLSMKNNDYGIWVNELITKLKLDQVILAGFSFGGLIILKTLIHDESRIKKVFLAAPAYIVNGNPLKALFKIFIPMKRYMKKGNQKYLEQFLNELFSMKDPFALKFLAQVFQHFEMDFTPVPVISKNEAQKIKTPIVLIGAQKDLMFPGEKMIKRAKKIFPSLEHTVLLEHSKHVQNRIDNNKIESLIIN from the coding sequence ATGAAATCACTATACCAATCTGAAGCTGGAAAAAATGCCATTTTAAGTTTATACGATGAAAAATTGAAAGAACTTGGAATCGATTATAAGGAAACAATTATTGAGACTCAATTTGGAAAGACAAACATAATCATAACAGGTAATGAAAGTAAACCTCCTCTTATGATTTTACACGGTTCTAATGGTTGTGCTCCAATTGGGTTAGAAACCTATCCTAACCTCTCTAAACATTATTGTGTGTATGCAATAGATGTTTTAGCTCAACCCAATAAAAGTGCAGAGACACGTCTAAGTATGAAGAATAATGACTATGGTATCTGGGTTAATGAACTCATCACAAAACTAAAACTAGATCAAGTTATTTTGGCAGGGTTTTCATTTGGAGGCTTAATAATCTTAAAGACCTTAATACACGATGAAAGCCGAATTAAAAAGGTATTTTTAGCAGCTCCTGCATATATTGTTAATGGTAATCCGTTAAAAGCTTTGTTTAAAATTTTTATCCCTATGAAAAGATATATGAAAAAAGGGAATCAAAAATACCTTGAACAATTTTTAAATGAACTGTTTAGTATGAAAGATCCTTTTGCTTTAAAGTTCTTAGCACAAGTTTTTCAACACTTTGAAATGGACTTTACTCCTGTTCCTGTTATTTCTAAAAATGAAGCTCAAAAAATTAAAACTCCTATTGTATTAATTGGAGCTCAAAAAGACCTGATGTTTCCTGGTGAGAAAATGATTAAACGAGCTAAAAAAATATTCCCCTCACTGGAACACACTGTATTACTAGAACACTCTAAACATGTTCAAAACAGAATCGATAATAATAAAATAGAAAGTTTAATCATTAACTAA
- a CDS encoding tetratricopeptide repeat protein — translation MLKYFIIQLTLLSLTINAFTQNEDLEKRMSKIEALISKNKVEKATKKLESLLNDYSRYGEGWDLLSKIKYQEYVNREQYNFEFGGNITVEVEGEENDDEAQKMAQDLAAMLNGLSPAKVAYHNYINTLRTATLMTNDAYYSSILLRSEKVVINVDSNITDEAYAFYKQGERAFSNRNYHEAAEFYQKAIEEQPNYYKARLYLGDAYYFKQDYIKAIQKFNIAKEEFPYMLEPRKYLVDAYYKEGLYDKSLQEAIETFTIYPDASMKIKLRDVVAIKGKKIAIKWTQRKCFPNKIVKQGVLDYTTAMDDLNGWPAYKAAKEKVEAFCDEKGLISKNDITRTRYLEVYSWEELLKNDQSPELDEARKMQEMGYLDCYVFITCFHQDIYEQYQDFALNNKGKIIRYFNTFIK, via the coding sequence ATGCTTAAATACTTCATTATTCAACTTACTCTTCTATCGTTAACGATTAATGCCTTTACACAAAATGAGGACCTCGAAAAGCGCATGTCTAAAATAGAAGCTCTCATCTCAAAAAATAAAGTTGAAAAAGCAACGAAGAAACTAGAAAGCTTACTAAATGATTATTCAAGATATGGAGAAGGCTGGGATTTATTATCCAAAATAAAATATCAAGAGTACGTTAATAGAGAACAATATAATTTTGAATTTGGAGGTAATATAACTGTAGAGGTTGAAGGGGAAGAAAATGATGATGAAGCTCAAAAAATGGCTCAAGATTTGGCTGCTATGTTAAATGGACTTTCTCCTGCAAAAGTTGCTTATCATAACTATATCAATACTTTAAGAACTGCTACCCTAATGACCAATGATGCTTATTATTCGTCTATTTTGTTGCGTTCTGAAAAAGTGGTAATCAATGTCGATTCTAATATCACAGATGAGGCCTATGCTTTTTACAAACAAGGAGAACGTGCTTTTAGTAACCGAAATTATCATGAGGCTGCAGAATTTTATCAAAAAGCTATAGAGGAACAGCCTAATTACTATAAGGCTCGTTTGTACCTTGGTGATGCTTATTATTTTAAACAAGATTATATTAAGGCAATCCAAAAGTTCAATATTGCTAAGGAAGAATTCCCCTATATGCTAGAACCAAGAAAGTATTTAGTAGATGCCTATTATAAAGAGGGCTTATATGATAAAAGTCTTCAAGAAGCAATTGAAACATTTACTATTTACCCTGATGCATCAATGAAAATTAAATTAAGAGATGTTGTAGCAATTAAAGGCAAAAAAATAGCGATCAAATGGACACAAAGAAAATGTTTCCCTAATAAAATTGTCAAGCAAGGCGTATTAGATTACACTACTGCAATGGATGACTTAAATGGATGGCCTGCCTATAAAGCTGCTAAAGAAAAAGTAGAGGCCTTTTGTGATGAAAAAGGGCTCATTTCTAAAAATGACATTACACGAACAAGATATTTAGAAGTCTATAGTTGGGAAGAATTGCTAAAGAATGACCAAAGTCCAGAACTTGATGAAGCCAGAAAAATGCAAGAAATGGGCTACTTAGATTGTTACGTTTTTATTACTTGTTTCCACCAAGACATTTATGAACAATACCAGGATTTTGCCTTAAATAATAAGGGAAAAATTATTCGATATTTTAATACTTTTATAAAGTAA
- a CDS encoding n-acetylglutamate synthase, which yields MVLLTLSIRFYHQKGKHLIMNYNNKVFKPVTNSENGETSSETRFYYQQSENILTAEYSGGMIKKGHLIGLVGPDGVIDMRYHQINQQGELMTGTCHSIPEVLSNGKIRLHETWQWTSGDYSKGKSIVEEL from the coding sequence ATGGTTTTACTTACTCTAAGCATTCGTTTTTACCACCAAAAAGGAAAACATTTAATTATGAACTACAACAATAAAGTTTTTAAACCAGTTACTAATTCAGAAAATGGGGAAACATCATCTGAAACGCGTTTTTATTATCAACAATCGGAAAATATTCTTACAGCTGAATATAGTGGTGGAATGATCAAAAAAGGGCATTTAATTGGTTTGGTTGGTCCTGACGGAGTAATTGATATGCGTTACCATCAAATCAATCAACAAGGAGAACTGATGACTGGAACATGTCATTCCATTCCAGAAGTGCTCTCTAATGGAAAAATTCGTCTTCACGAAACATGGCAATGGACTTCTGGTGACTACTCGAAAGGAAAATCGATAGTAGAAGAACTTTAA